The proteins below come from a single Bombyx mori chromosome 7, ASM3026992v2 genomic window:
- the Dopr2 gene encoding dopamine receptor 2, whose amino-acid sequence MNATEPDIVVARGQLDSSYRSPEYTLEFTGAAYNNAIEFNLTFDNISAYNISSEPEGLWNDYIKLLHDRALLVSFLLLFSLTTVFGNMLVILAVVRERYLHTSTNYFVTSLAVADCLVGLVVMPFSALYEVLEHTWFFGVDWCDVWRSLDVLFSTASILNLCVISLDRYWAITDPITYPMRMSGRKAAFLIAAVWVCSGAISFPAIAWWRAVRTEEVPDYKCPFTENLEYIIFSSTISFYLPLFVMVFTYYRIYRAATIQTRSLKIGTKQVMRPSGELELTLRIHRGGTMRQRNDVCHGVCTPEEADQEPLTALQNNGLSRSSTRLTNVTHGKHLPKNFSLSRKLAKFAKEKKAAKTLGIVMGVFIVCWLPFFVVNLLSGICSACIAHEEIVNVVVTWLGWVNSSMNPVIYACWSRDFRRAFLRILCVCCPRKLRRKYQPQLRFKQSQVKY is encoded by the coding sequence ATGAATGCCACCGAACCGGATATAGTAGTGGCAAGAGGCCAACTGGACTCATCGTATAGAAGCCCAGAGTACACACTGGAGTTCACGGGTGCCGCCTACAACAATGCCATAGAATTCAACCTCACCTTCGATAACATCAGCGCCTACAATATCTCCAGCGAACCAGAAGGTCTTTGGAATGACTACATCAAGCTTCTTCATGACAGAGCGTTGCTCGTGTCGTTTCTGCTATTATTCTCCTTGACGACAGTCTTTGGAAACATGCTAGTTATATTGGCCGTAGTACGCGAACGATACTTGCACACCTCAACGAATTACTTCGTGACTTCCCTTGCAGTGGCCGATTGTCTCGTCGGACTTGTGGTTATGCCTTTTTCGGCCCTATACGAAGTTTTAGAACATACTTGGTTCTTCGGTGTCGATTGGTGTGATGTGTGGCGTTCGTTAGATGTTTTATTCAGTACCGCTTCCATTTTGAACTTGTGCGTGATCTCACTGGACCGTTACTGGGCTATCACGGACCCGATAACATATCCTATGCGAATGAGCGGACGCAAGGCAGCTTTCCTAATAGCCGCCGTGTGGGTGTGTTCCGGTGCGATATCGTTCCCCGCGATCGCGTGGTGGCGCGCTGTTCGCACTGAAGAAGTTCCCGATTACAAGTGCCCGTTCACGGAAAACTTGGAGTACATTATATTCTCGTCGACAATATCGTTTTATTTGCCGCTTTTCGTGATGGTGTTCACTTATTATAGAATATATAGGGCGGCAACAATACAAACGAGGTCACTTAAAATCGGCACTAAACAAGTGATGAGACCGAGTGGTGAATTGGAGTTGACGCTGCGGATCCACAGGGGCGGGACGATGCGTCAGCGAAACGACGTTTGCCACGGAGTATGCACGCCCGAAGAAGCTGATCAAGAACCACTAACAGCACTCCAGAACAATGGTCTATCGCGATCTTCTACGCGTCTAACAAACGTGACTCACGGCAAGCATTTGCCGAAAAACTTTTCGCTGTCCCGTAAACTAGCCAAATTCGCGAAAGAGAAGAAAGCGGCCAAGACTTTAGGTATAGTTATGGGTGTGTTCATAGTGTGCTGGTTACCGTTCTTTGTGGTGAACTTGTTATCGGGAATTTGTTCGGCGTGCATAGCGCACGAGGAGATCGTTAACGTGGTCGTAACGTGGCTGGGTTGGGTGAACTCTTCCATGAATCCTGTTATATACGCCTGTTGGAGCAGAGATTTTAGAAG